From the Quercus lobata isolate SW786 chromosome 6, ValleyOak3.0 Primary Assembly, whole genome shotgun sequence genome, one window contains:
- the LOC115994722 gene encoding uncharacterized protein LOC115994722 → MGYHLTDGIYPKWATFVKTISAPQGHKRKLFSAAQEAYKKDVERAFGVLQARFAIVRGPAQFFHLKILQTIIKACIILHNMTVEDERDDNEVVDLDYEQIDGVDNPSMQVLREQSDGFMSYIERYRRIRD, encoded by the coding sequence ATGGGTTATCACCTTACTGATGGCATATATCCAAAGTGGGCAACATTTGTGAAAACAATCTCAGCTCCACAAGGACATAAGCGAAAATTATTTTCAGCAGCCCAAGAGGCGTATAAGAAGGATGTTGAGCGTGCATTTGGAGTGCTTCAAGCACGTTTCGCAATTGTCCGTGGACCTGCACAATTTTTCCATCTTAAAATACTCCAAACGATCATAAAAGCGTGCATAATTCTCCATAACATGACTGTTGAAGATGAGCGGGATGATAATGAAGTGGTAGACTTGGATTATGAACAAATTGATGGAGTGGATAATCCTTCTATGCAAGTGTTACGTGAACAAAGTGATGGATTTATGTCATACATTGAGAGGTATAGGCGCATTAGAGACTGA